GGCTTTCTTGATGTTGGGATCGGTTGCGTTGTTGTAAATGTCGCGCAGAATGGTGCGATTGGCTGGAGTCCCGTTCATCCCAATGTAGCGAATCGCCCGGCCTTGTAAATCCGGATCATTGTTGGCTTTGGCCAGCGAGAGCAGGACCTGCTGGGCCTTCTCAGAATTGCTCTGCGCAAGCGTAAACAATGCTTTGTCTTTCATCTTCGACGAACAGTTGCTGTGAATGACTTTCTCCAGAATGGGCAAGGCCCTCTCCGGATCAGAGTTCATAAGGGCGTTCAGAGCAATCAGTTTGGTCTCCTCATCGTTGCATCCGGCGACATCTACGTTGGCGTTGGCGACTCCTTTCATCTCTGCCTCAAGTGCAGACGCGTCCCGCAGCCACCTGCTCTGCGGGTAGCTGGTGCGCAAATCATTCAGCGTGGCCTGTGCCTGTGCCTTATTGCCTGCTTTGTTGAGAGCGTATGCCTTCCAGTACATGGCTGCGTCAGCCTTTTTCCCGCGTGCACTGATGACGGAGTCAAAGGCCCCGACGGCCTTGTCGTAGTCACCGTCGTTCAGAGCGTTCTGGCCGGATGAATAAGCGTCTTCTTCTTCACTGGCCTTATCGGATGATGGCTGCGACGCAACGAAGGATGATGAGGATGGAGGCTCCGTTTGTGCCTGAGCGTAAGCGGGAGTAGCGGCTTGAGCAGCGAGGCCCAAATCAAGCACTGCAAGAATCATGGAACAAAGAATTCTGCGATTCATTTTTGTTGATGACCTCTCTAAATCTTGTTATCGCCGGCGGGAGCCTGCTCCTGCCGGCGTACTTTGGAATCCACTTGCGAGTCAATGACTTTGATCTTGAACAGCAACTCCTGCGATTGAATGCGCGTGCGAATCTCTTTCAGCTCGTCCGGCGAGAGCTCGGATGGACCGTTGGCGATCTCGGCCAGCACCCGTCCCAGGTCGTCGAGCACGCCGGCGACCTGAGGATCACCTACATGTTGCGCGCTCAGCCGGTACAGGTGATTGGCATCGAGAAGATCACGCGCCTGTTGCTGTTCGTCTGAAACATCCAATGCGTGGCCGGCGTTCGTGTCGGCATTCATGATCTCGACCAGCAGCATCTGCGAACGCTCCAGGTGATCGCCTACAGCTACCAGCACCACAAGCTGCGGGTTGGGTTTGAGAGCGACGATCGGCGGCCTCGGCCAGAATCGGCCGGCCATAAACGCCGCGGCAAGCAACAAGACTGCGATTGGGGCTAAAGCCCATTTCTTCGGCGCCCGCAGCCATTGCCGAAACCCGGAGCGCTTCGCCGGCAAGCGGTCGCGCAAGTTGAGCCACATCTTTTCTTCGAAAAACGAAGGGGGCTCCGGGACCTCGGTTGGCTCTATCTTTCCCAGCAGCGACTGCACACCCTCAAACTCAGTTCGGCACGCATGGCATTGGGCCAGGTGGCTGCGGATTTCTTCCTCGCTTTCGGCATCGCCGAAGTAGTGCAGGATGATCTGTTGTTCGCTCAGGTGATTCATTGGCCAGACTCCTGCCCTGCTCCGAGGGGCGAGCCGGGGGCCCAGTCTCGTAAAGGTTCAAGCTGCTGCCGGAGCTTCTGTACGGCGCGGAAGACACTGTTCTTGGCGGCGCTGACCTTCAAATTCAATGCCTCGCCGATTGCTTCAATAGACTGGCCTTCCATGTGACGCATGGTAAAAGCCACGCGCTCGGTTGGCGTCAGCAACTCCAGCGCCTGCGCCAACTTCTTTTTCACCTCGGCGCTGAGCAGAAGCCGTTCCGGACCTGGCGACGGGGCCGGCAGTTGCACCTCGTCTTGGTCGGGATCGGGATTGTCGGCAATCTGGTATGTATCTTTCATGTGACTCTTCCTCCTCAGCAGGTCCAGCGCGCAATTGGTCGCAATTCGGTAGACCCACGTGCCAAAATTGGAACGAAGCTCGAACCGATCCAGGCCTTTGTAGGCCCGCAGCAACGTTTCCTGGACGATCTCTTCGGCATCGTGTTGATCTCCAGTCATGCGATAGGCCACGCTAAAGACGAGACGTGAATGGCGCTCGACCAGGAGGCGAAAAGCCTCTCTGTCGCCGGCCAGCACCTGGGCCACCACGGCTGCATCATTTACTTCCATTCGTTTAGGTTAGACCGGATTAGGGCGAAGCGGTTAGGTTGGTACTTATGATTTCTGCCACGTTGCGAGCTGAATTGTGACTGCAGGGTTCAGGGAAATCCCACACGCACTTAGCCGCGCGTGTGGGACACCACGGCCGTGGGTTACGGCTGTTGCGAGAAGAACTGCGCCAGTCCGGTAACGTTGGCAACGAGAGAGCTATAGATGACGTGCAAGCTGCCATTGTGAACCGTGGCCGTGAGAGGAGTCAGCCCGGCGGCAAATTTGTTCCCCGTCAGGCTGGTGAGGTTGAGATCAACGGGCCCGGCGGACCGCAGATCGATCTCATGAACCGAGGCATCGTTGCCTACGTAGTAGACGCGGGGCGTTGAACCGAAGTTTACGCAAGCCAGTGGACTGTGGGCTGCGGCCCTTTGTTTCTGTGGTGTTTCGGCGCTGAGATCGGAGTTGATCCACCGGTCAGCGACAGCATCGTACCTGGCTTGGTGCACTGAGTTGCCCTCGCCAATGTAGTAGATGCGGGGATCGCCCTTGACCGTCATCCCGGCAAGCGAGGTTTGTCCCTGCGCAGGCGGCTGGTCGGAGACCTGGCGGCTGTGCCATCCGTTGTTCCAAGCCAGCTCCCAAACCTGGTTTGCGTCACTGACGAAGTAGACGCGCGGTAGTTGCTTGTCTGTGTCGGATATGGCAAAGCCCGTCAACGAACTCAACGGCTGCGCATCGGGCGTGTCGCGGTCATTTTGCCTGGCCTGATCTGTCACGTCGTTATTGA
The Terriglobales bacterium DNA segment above includes these coding regions:
- a CDS encoding HEAT repeat domain-containing protein; the protein is MNRRILCSMILAVLDLGLAAQAATPAYAQAQTEPPSSSSFVASQPSSDKASEEEDAYSSGQNALNDGDYDKAVGAFDSVISARGKKADAAMYWKAYALNKAGNKAQAQATLNDLRTSYPQSRWLRDASALEAEMKGVANANVDVAGCNDEETKLIALNALMNSDPERALPILEKVIHSNCSSKMKDKALFTLAQSNSEKAQQVLLSLAKANNDPDLQGRAIRYIGMNGTPANRTILRDIYNNATDPNIKKAVFKAWLMCGGKEDVLAVARNEKSPELRREAIRYLGMMGGRTELREIYKSSPDAETREDVVHAMLLNGDAEGLGEIINVEKDPKVLSSAIKTLGLVGGQESVRTLVNVYNSHSDNEIKKQVINGLFLRGAAKELVDLARKETNPELRHELIAKMSLMKSPEITDYMMELLNK
- a CDS encoding sigma-70 family RNA polymerase sigma factor; its protein translation is MEVNDAAVVAQVLAGDREAFRLLVERHSRLVFSVAYRMTGDQHDAEEIVQETLLRAYKGLDRFELRSNFGTWVYRIATNCALDLLRRKSHMKDTYQIADNPDPDQDEVQLPAPSPGPERLLLSAEVKKKLAQALELLTPTERVAFTMRHMEGQSIEAIGEALNLKVSAAKNSVFRAVQKLRQQLEPLRDWAPGSPLGAGQESGQ